GTTGACATTCTCGCCTACGGCAGTTGTTCCGGCATTTCCCGGAGCAATGTATAGTTTTTCAACTTTCGGACTTTGGGCAATTTTCCATGCCAGTGCATGTTCGCGGCCGCCCGAGCCTAGTAATAATATCTTCATCTTTGTATGGTTATGGATTTATACTGTTATCTATGATTCGTATGGATACGGTGGTGTCTTTGTCAGTTTTATAAGTTCTGCTCAAAGTACCGGGTGATTTTCTCATGCAGATGTACACGGTCGCGCCCTGCTACGTTGTGCTTGTGGCACGGGTAGATAAACAGGTCGGGATAAGTGCGGGCATCTACGCAGGCTTTCATGAACGACAGGGTGTGCTGTGGCACGCAGGTGTCGTCATGGTCGTCGTGAATAATCAATAGGTGACCTTTCAGTTGGCCGGCAAGGTTTCTCAGATTACATTCTTTGTAGCCTTCGGGGTTGCTTTCCGGTGTATCCATATAGCGTTCGCCGTACATCACTTCATAATACCCCCAGTCGATTACCGGGCCTCCGGCAACGCCTACTTTGAATATTTCCGGGTAACGGAGCATCAGGGCGGTAGTCATGTGTCCTCCGAAGCTCCATCCGTGTACGCCGATGCGTTCGCTGTCTACGTAGGGGAGGGATTTCAGGAATTCAACGCCTTTTACCTGGTCTTTACCTTCTTCGATGCCAAGACGGCGGAAGGTAGCATTTTCAAATGCCAGTCCACGGTTGCTGCTGCCACGATTGTCGATGGTAAACATGATATAGCCTTTACCTGCCATGTATGTGTCCCATCCGCGTGCGCCGTTCTGCCATCCTCCGGTGACGCATTGCGCGTGAGGACCTCCGTAGACGTATACGATGACGGGATATTTCTTGGTCGGGTCAAAGTTGGCCGGTTTCATCAGGCGATAATGCAGGTCGGTGGTGCCGTCTGCCGCTTTGATCGTTCCGGTTTCGATGCTTGGCATTTGGTAGCCTTCGTAAGGGCTTTCAGCAGTTAGCAGATTGGCTGTTTCTTTGAAGTTTTTGGTGTCTACCAGGTTGATGACGCGAGGCTGGTCTTTTGTTGAATAACGGTCGATAAGATAAGTGCCGGAAGCGCTAAGCATGCCGCTATGTTCGCTTTCTTTGCAGTTCTCGAACGGTTGGCTTATCTTTCCATTGCTCACGTTTACAGCGAAATGTCCGCTTCTCAAGCCTTCTACGGCTGTGAAGATGATTTCTTTACGCTTTGTGTTGAATCCTAGGACGTCGCTGACCAGCCAGTTGCCTTTGGTCAGTTGTTTGACTTTGCCGGCCTGGAAATAAGTACCACCGTTGGCGCTGTTATAAGTTTCACCTTTCATGTTGGCTGCATCGGCATCAAAGAGATAAAGATGGTTGTAGCCATCACGCTGACTTTGATAGATGAACTTGGTAGAGTCCCACGGCAAAAATACGATTGCGTTTTGCGGCTCCACGTATTTAGGATGCATTTCTTCGTAGAGAACGCCCATCGGCTCTCCTGTTTCTGCGTTGTACTGGCAAAGTTTGGCGTGGTTCTGGTCACGGTTTACTTCAATCAGGTAGAGGCTTTTTTCATCCGGTGACCAGCTGATATTGGTGAAATAACGGTCTGTGGGATCACCTGCGTTCAGATAAATGCTTTTGCCTGTGGCAGGATTGTAAATGCCTACTTTTACCTGATGGCTCGTCATGCCTGCCATCGGATAACGTACATTGTTCACTTCGCCTACGCGTGCAGTGATGTCTACAAGCGGGTATTGTGTCACCATGCTCTCATCCATACGGTAGAAAGCAAGCAGGTTGCCTTTCGGGCTCCAGAAAGTACCTTTGTTGATACCAAATTCATTGCGGTGTACTGTTTGCCCGCAAACGATGCCTTCGGGTTCATTAGTTACTGCTTTTTCGTTCACATACAGATTGTTACCTATCGTGTATGCCACGTTTCCGCTGGCTGCGCAATAGTCTTCATTATCAGCTCCGTCTTTGGGCTTGAGAGTGCTGACAACTTGGTTGTTCTTGAAATCATATACAATGAACTTTCCTGCTATCTTGAATAGCATTTGTGGCTTGTCGGCCCATGGGAAACTGACGGAATACAGGTGTGATAACTTTCCTGCCTTGTTCTCTTCAAGCACTTTGTTGATCTGTTCACGAGTGATAACCATTGTTTCTTTCCCCGTTTTGGGTTGGATAGAATAAAGGGTATCTACGCCCGGCTTGATACATTCGTCACCCCACCATTGCAGTCCGTACAGGTTGTCTGCATAGCGGTAACTCTCGCCACCCGGAATCAATTCTTCCAGTGTCGGCTTTTTGGTTTCTTGTGCCATAACATTGAATCCGATTGGTAGTGCCAACAATAGCAGAATGGCTCTTTTTCCAATTTTACTCATTGCTCTTTTCTTTATTATTTGTTTTAAATCCTTCTATTTTTACTCTGTCCAAGGGAGTCTGTCTTGATTGGATAATTGCACTTATTTTAGCAAAGGCATTAAATAGGTCGTCAAATTGTTTTTCGTAACTTTCCCTATCAGAAGTAATATCTTCTTCGAGATATTCGATGCGTTGTTTTAATTCTTCCAACTCCTTTTTAGGTACATTGGATAGAAGATATTGGCGCATACGTACAAAAGCACGGATAATATTGATATTTACTTCCACAGCGGTCTTGGATTTGAGGACGCTGGATAACATAACTATACCATATTCAGTAAATGCAAATGGAAGATATTTGATATTATATCCTTGTCCTGTTTTCAAGGTCGCAATTTGCGACCTTGAAATTGTAACTTCTTCCTTTGTTAGCTCGAACATGAATTCAGCAGGAAAGCGTTCAATATTACGACGTACTTGTTCTTTGAGGCGTTTAGTCTCAACTCCATACATTTCTGCCAAATCAAAGTCAAGCATAACTTTTTGCCCTCTGATTTCGTATATTTTGTTTTCTATAATGGCTATATCATCCATCTTTTTTTGTTTAGACAGGTTCCAATTTGTGACTGAACATTAGAACTATGGTGTAAACTTGAAGTTCCAATTTGGAACTTCAAGTTTTTAATTAATTATTAACTAGCGAATTACAGGGTGAATAAGTTGTTGGAATTAGAATTGTTTATTCCTCTTCCTTCTTCGGAATCCTCGGCTCCCGGTTCCCCCTAAACTCTCTCGGGGGCCTTGAATCTCTTCCCCCGCGGAATTCTCCTCGTGGCTTTCTATCTCTGTCACCACCTTTGAACTCACCGCCTTCTCTGCGCGGCTTGTATTCTCCCTCTCTGCGAGGTCTGGATTCACCATCCCGACGCGGTTTGAACTCACCTTCGCGGCGTGGCTTAAATTCTTTTCTTTCTCTGAATCTTGGAGCCTGTTCTCCTTCAGCCTCTTTCTTTTCTTCCCCTTCCTCCTGGCTCTTGAACTCTTTGTATTTTCCGTCAAAAATCTCATATTTGCGGAACTCACACTCCAACGGTCCATTGAACAAAGGAACTTTCTGACTTGCTTTCAGACCAATCTGGTCGAAACACTCTTCCCGATAAGAAAGCACCCATGCCTCGTTTCCTACAAACGCATGTTTCAGACGTTCACCGATCATTTGATAAAGTCCAAGCAAATCATTAGTGGAAATACGTTCACCGTATGGCGGGTTAGTGATGATGATCGACTTCTCCTGCGGCTGTTCAAACTGCTGGAACGGTTGCAGCTTCAACACGATGTCTTTCGATACACCGGCAGCTTTTATATTGCGAGTCGCAATCTCATTAGCTTTCGGATTGTTATCGTATCCGTAAATCTTATGAGCAAATTCGCGCTCCTGACTGTCATCATTGTAAATCTCATCGAACATATCCGCATCGAAATCTACCCATTTCTCAAAAGCAAACCCTTTACGGAATACTCCCGGAGCGATATTCTTAGCAATCAGTGCCGCTTCAACAGGGATTGTACCCGAACCACACATCGGGTCGATCAAATCACATTCTCCACGCCATCCGGTCATTAGAATCATGCCGGCAGCCAATACCTCATTTAACGGGGCTTCTACTGCTTCCTGGCGATAACCGCGACGGTGAAGTGATTCTCCGGACGAGTCCAAAGACAACGTACAGGTAGTCTGTGCAATATGAATATTCAGGAGTACATCCGGATTGTTGATACGTACCGACGGACGTTTCCCTGTTTTATCACGGAAATAATCCACAATCGCATCTTTCACCTTATACGAAACAAATTTCGAATGGCGGAACTCATCGCTGAATACTACTGCATCGATAGCGAACGTCTTGTTCACATCGAGATATTCTTCCCATGGAATAGCCTGTATTTGATTATAAACCTCATCGGCATCTTTGGCTGTAAAGTTTTTAATTGGCTTCAGGATACGGATGGCGGTGCGAAGGCAAAAATTCGCCTTATACATCATACGTTTATCTCCTGTGAATGAAACCATGCGGCGTCCTATTTGAATGTCGTTGGCCCCTAATGCTGTCAGTTCTTCTGCAAGTATCTCTTCCAGTCCCTGGAAAGTCTTGGCTATCATCTCGAATTGTTCGCTCATATAGATTTTTTTGATTTTATTTTTTTGCTTTAGTTTGTACGATTCTTGCTCCTGCAGGAACATTCTCCGTTACCCAGATATTACCGCCTACGGTTGCGTCACGTCCGATGGTGATTCTTCCCAAAATAGTGGCGTTGGAATAAACAATCACATTGTCTTCCAGGATCGGATGGCGGGGGATTCCCTTGATTGGTTTTCCGTCGGCATCCAGCGGGAAACTCTTGGCTCCCAAAGTGACGCCCTGATATAGCTTGACGTTATTTCCGATAATACTCGTGGCACCGATAACGACACCCGTACCGTGGTCGATAGTGAAGTGAGTGCCAATCTTTGCGGCCGGATGGATATCAATTCCCGTTTCGCTATGCGCCATCTCCGTGATGATGCGGGGAATCAAAGGAACACCCAATTCCAACAATTCATGTGCAATACGGTAATTGCTGATCGCTTTAATGGCCGGATAGCAGAAAATTACCTCCCCATAACTTACGGCAGCCGGGTCGCCGTTATAGGCGGCTTCCACATCAGTTGCCAGTATTCTTCTCATGGCAGGTAGCTTACTGATAAATTTAGCAGCAAGACGTGCTGCCTCTTCCCGTTTCGAGTCGGAGCAGACGTTGCATTTCCCCTCTATGGAAGTGCTAAAACACAATCCGGCCAGGATTTGCTCACAAAGTAAGTCAAACAATTTTTCAATGTTGACGCCGATGTGATAATTAATTGTCCGGCTGTTAATAGTAGAATTTCCGTAATATCCGGGGAAGAGAATGGAACGTGAAAGCTCAATAATCTCATACAAGACTTTAGCAGAGGGCAGTGGTTCGCCATCTTTGTGCTGATGAAACAGTCCTTTATAAGATTCGCTTTCCGATAGCTCATCGACTGCCTGTGTCAAAATGTGGGTGAAGTTCAGTGGACTCATTAGGTCAGTTACTCATATTTATATGGCCACAAAGGTATTAAAAAAAATAATAAAATTCGCTGGGATTCAGGATAAATAATGTATTTTTGTCACATTCAAAACATAACATGAATAAGGGGACTGATGAATCGGAAGGCTGCTATGAAACTATTTGGACTGTTGGGGTTGTTGATGTTGTTGAGTTGCGGATATGCTGATAGACACCGCAATAACTCTTCGTGCGAACAGGTGTTGGTTGATTCTCTAGCAGTTCGTGTGCAGGATTCTTTGTTTGCCAATGTGCATTATTCCCGCTCACAGGTGCTCGACGCACTGACACAGGTGAAAGATTCCCAGGTCTATTATCGTCTGCTTGCCCTTTATGGGAAAACATTCTTTGTCTCTTCCGATTTTGATTCTATACTCTATTACAACCGCCGGGTAAAGGAATTTTCCCGCAATGCTTCCCAATCTCCTGAATCTCTCCAATCTCCACAATGGAATGATGTATTATCCGATGTTTATAATGTCGAAGGCAACGTGTGGATGCAACTGAACCGCCCTGATTCTGCAATTACCGACTATAAGAAAGCCTACGAATATCGCCTCAAAGGAAAGAAACTGCACCTGCTCCCGGATATTTGTATCAATATTGCTGATGCCTACCTGCATTGCAGTGACTTGGCACACACTGCTTCGTATTATCGTCATGCCCTGTTTCTCTGTGATTCGCTAAACTTGTCCGAGCATGCGAAATTCCCTGTCTACTATGGATTAGGGCAAACCTACATGGAATTGCGGGATTTCGATTTATCCAATCATTACTATGAATTGGCCGGGCAGTATTTCAATGAAATGAACGTGGGCGAACGATGGACTTATCTCAATAATCGTGGTAATCATTATTATTACCGGAAAGACTATCAGGAAGCCTTGAAGTATATGCGCAGGGCCAATGTGCTCGTCTCTTCTTATCCGCAGATGGTGTTTGAACAGAATTTTATCAAAGTAAACCTGGGAGAACTGTATCTGCTGACTGACAAACTGGACTCTGCACAAGCCTGTCTGGACGAGAGTTATCGGTTCTTCTCCGGTATACAGCATAACTCGGCTGTACATTACATCGAAACCCAGATGATTGAACTGGCATTGAAGAAAGGAAATATAGTTCAAGCGGAAACAATGATCGCCCGAACTGCTCCTGTCGGGCATCTTGATGCTAATATGCTGACTATACGCAATCAGTATCTACAACATTATTTTGAACAGATTGGTGATTACCGCCATGCCTATGAGTATCTGAAACGCGATCGTCATCTGGATGATTCCATTCGTAGCGAACGAGTACAAATGCGTGTTGCCGAATTGGATATGCGCTATCGGCAAGATACAATCGTGCTTCGTAAAGAAATGCAGATTCAGCGACAGGCAGGAGAGATGAGGGTGCTCAAATTGAGTGTATTTATCGGGGGGCTTATCTGCGTGCTGCTTGTGGCGGGAGTAGTGGTGCTTGTCTGGTATATGCGTAAAAAGAGGGAGTTTCTTCGTCAACGTTTCTTCCAGCAAATCAACCGGGTTCGCATGGAGAACTTGCGGAGCCGTATTTCCCCTCATTTCACTTTTAATGTATTGGGACGTGAAATCAACCAGTTTAACGGCTCGGAAGAGGTAAAACATAATCTGATGGAGTTGGTGAAGTATCTTCGTCGGAGCCTCGAACTGACCGAGAAGTTGAGTGTATCCTTGCAAGATGAACTGGATTTCGTGCGTACATACATCGAATTGGAGCGCGGGCGTGTGGGGGAAGATTTTGTTGCGACAGTCACAGTGGAGGACGGATTGGATGCGACCCGCATCATGATTCCTTCTATGATTGTACAAATCCCGGTAGAAAATGCGATTAAGCATGGACTGGCGGGAAAGGACGGAAAAAAGGAACTAAGTGTATATGTTTCCCGTGAAACAAATGGGATTCGTATGACGATTACTGACAACGGACGCGGATATCTTCCGCAAATGGCTTCCGCCACACGGGGGACTGGCACAGGGCTGAAAGTGCTTTATCAGACCATCCAATTACTGAATACAAAGAATAAAAATGACACAATACATTTTGATATAACCAACAGAAGCGATGGACAAACCGGCACGCAAGTGTCGGTATATATCCCGTTTCGTTTTTCTTATGATTTATGATGGAGACAGAAGAAAAGTATAAGGTAGTCATTGTTGACGATGAACGTGCAGCGATTGATGTTTTGCGCCGCGAGTTGGAGCCCTATCGTGAATTTGAAGTAAAAGGAACTGCAGGGAATGGTGCAAAGGGTAAAAAGATGATTATGGAGTTGCACCCGGATTTATTGTTTCTCGATGTGGAGCTTCCGGATACATTGGGGCTTAACCTGCTAAGTGAAATTAGAGAGGATATTTTGTGGGATATGAAGGTGGTGTTTTATACCTCTTATGATAAATACTTGCTTCAGGCATTGCGTGAGTCGGCTTTTGACTTCCTGTTGAAGCCTTTTGAAGCGGAAGACCTGAAAGTGATTATGGAGCGTTACCGGAAGGCAATGTCCTCTGCTTCGCTTCCTCTTTTGCCCTCTTTTGCTTCTTCTATCAGTGCATCAATGCCACAACAAGTCATGTTTATGATTAACACAGTGACGGGGTTCAAGCTTTTACGTCTGGAAGAAATCGGCTTTTTTGAGTATCTGAAAGACAAACGTCAATGGCAGGTAGTCTTGTTTAATCAGACTCGCCTGAGTTTGAAGCGGAATACAAAAGCAGAAGATATTATTAGTTATTCACAAGCTTTTGTACAGATTAGCCAATCGGCTATTGTAAATATCGATTATTTGGCAATGATTGATGGTAAGTGTTGTCAGCTTTATCCGCCTTTTCACGATAAAAACGATCTGGTGATTTCTCGAAGCTATCTGAAAGAACTGCAAGAGCGTTTCTTTGTTTTGTAATGTAGACCTTATAAATTGCAATACGCCACTTCTTCAGCAGAAGCGGCGTATCTTTTTTTGTTAGAATATTAGAATGAGAGAGAGTTTATATTACATATTTGTATTATCCATTGTAACGGTCATTTCGGGTACTAGTACGTAGGCTTGTTTTTTAGCGTTCCATTTATAATAATTGGTAGTAACGGTCTTGCCTTCATACGTATAGTTGATGCGTAGGTCTTTTTCCCATTCGTCCTTGCTGCTGTTCCACTTTAAGGCTTCGCTTTCAATCATACGTTTATTGTCATCGTACTTATAGTTGTACTTCATGTAGTTGGCAAGTATGTTTCCGTCCATTTTGTAAACGGTTTGTCCTACTGTCATGCCATTCTCTTCGATTGGATTATAAATCAATTGATTGTCGTAGCTACGTGCAGAAGTAGCAAGCGATACAACAAGAAGAGCAGCAGTTAAAACGAACATTTTTAAAGATTTTTTTGCTTTCATGGCTATTTAAATTTTTGAGTTATACTTTCATTTGTCTATCAAACGCATCGGTTTTTCGTTGCAAATCTACATATTAATTTGGTATTTATGCATTCTAGAAGATAAAAGATTATCAAAATGTCAAGATGTGGGGTGGGGAATGGGTTGCTTTTTG
The Bacteroides caecimuris DNA segment above includes these coding regions:
- a CDS encoding class I SAM-dependent RNA methyltransferase; this translates as MSEQFEMIAKTFQGLEEILAEELTALGANDIQIGRRMVSFTGDKRMMYKANFCLRTAIRILKPIKNFTAKDADEVYNQIQAIPWEEYLDVNKTFAIDAVVFSDEFRHSKFVSYKVKDAIVDYFRDKTGKRPSVRINNPDVLLNIHIAQTTCTLSLDSSGESLHRRGYRQEAVEAPLNEVLAAGMILMTGWRGECDLIDPMCGSGTIPVEAALIAKNIAPGVFRKGFAFEKWVDFDADMFDEIYNDDSQEREFAHKIYGYDNNPKANEIATRNIKAAGVSKDIVLKLQPFQQFEQPQEKSIIITNPPYGERISTNDLLGLYQMIGERLKHAFVGNEAWVLSYREECFDQIGLKASQKVPLFNGPLECEFRKYEIFDGKYKEFKSQEEGEEKKEAEGEQAPRFRERKEFKPRREGEFKPRRDGESRPRREGEYKPRREGGEFKGGDRDRKPRGEFRGGRDSRPPREFRGNREPRIPKKEEE
- a CDS encoding histidine kinase, giving the protein MNRKAAMKLFGLLGLLMLLSCGYADRHRNNSSCEQVLVDSLAVRVQDSLFANVHYSRSQVLDALTQVKDSQVYYRLLALYGKTFFVSSDFDSILYYNRRVKEFSRNASQSPESLQSPQWNDVLSDVYNVEGNVWMQLNRPDSAITDYKKAYEYRLKGKKLHLLPDICINIADAYLHCSDLAHTASYYRHALFLCDSLNLSEHAKFPVYYGLGQTYMELRDFDLSNHYYELAGQYFNEMNVGERWTYLNNRGNHYYYRKDYQEALKYMRRANVLVSSYPQMVFEQNFIKVNLGELYLLTDKLDSAQACLDESYRFFSGIQHNSAVHYIETQMIELALKKGNIVQAETMIARTAPVGHLDANMLTIRNQYLQHYFEQIGDYRHAYEYLKRDRHLDDSIRSERVQMRVAELDMRYRQDTIVLRKEMQIQRQAGEMRVLKLSVFIGGLICVLLVAGVVVLVWYMRKKREFLRQRFFQQINRVRMENLRSRISPHFTFNVLGREINQFNGSEEVKHNLMELVKYLRRSLELTEKLSVSLQDELDFVRTYIELERGRVGEDFVATVTVEDGLDATRIMIPSMIVQIPVENAIKHGLAGKDGKKELSVYVSRETNGIRMTITDNGRGYLPQMASATRGTGTGLKVLYQTIQLLNTKNKNDTIHFDITNRSDGQTGTQVSVYIPFRFSYDL
- a CDS encoding DUF3836 domain-containing protein; protein product: MKAKKSLKMFVLTAALLVVSLATSARSYDNQLIYNPIEENGMTVGQTVYKMDGNILANYMKYNYKYDDNKRMIESEALKWNSSKDEWEKDLRINYTYEGKTVTTNYYKWNAKKQAYVLVPEMTVTMDNTNM
- a CDS encoding S9 family peptidase — encoded protein: MSKIGKRAILLLLALPIGFNVMAQETKKPTLEELIPGGESYRYADNLYGLQWWGDECIKPGVDTLYSIQPKTGKETMVITREQINKVLEENKAGKLSHLYSVSFPWADKPQMLFKIAGKFIVYDFKNNQVVSTLKPKDGADNEDYCAASGNVAYTIGNNLYVNEKAVTNEPEGIVCGQTVHRNEFGINKGTFWSPKGNLLAFYRMDESMVTQYPLVDITARVGEVNNVRYPMAGMTSHQVKVGIYNPATGKSIYLNAGDPTDRYFTNISWSPDEKSLYLIEVNRDQNHAKLCQYNAETGEPMGVLYEEMHPKYVEPQNAIVFLPWDSTKFIYQSQRDGYNHLYLFDADAANMKGETYNSANGGTYFQAGKVKQLTKGNWLVSDVLGFNTKRKEIIFTAVEGLRSGHFAVNVSNGKISQPFENCKESEHSGMLSASGTYLIDRYSTKDQPRVINLVDTKNFKETANLLTAESPYEGYQMPSIETGTIKAADGTTDLHYRLMKPANFDPTKKYPVIVYVYGGPHAQCVTGGWQNGARGWDTYMAGKGYIMFTIDNRGSSNRGLAFENATFRRLGIEEGKDQVKGVEFLKSLPYVDSERIGVHGWSFGGHMTTALMLRYPEIFKVGVAGGPVIDWGYYEVMYGERYMDTPESNPEGYKECNLRNLAGQLKGHLLIIHDDHDDTCVPQHTLSFMKACVDARTYPDLFIYPCHKHNVAGRDRVHLHEKITRYFEQNL
- a CDS encoding serine O-acetyltransferase, with amino-acid sequence MSPLNFTHILTQAVDELSESESYKGLFHQHKDGEPLPSAKVLYEIIELSRSILFPGYYGNSTINSRTINYHIGVNIEKLFDLLCEQILAGLCFSTSIEGKCNVCSDSKREEAARLAAKFISKLPAMRRILATDVEAAYNGDPAAVSYGEVIFCYPAIKAISNYRIAHELLELGVPLIPRIITEMAHSETGIDIHPAAKIGTHFTIDHGTGVVIGATSIIGNNVKLYQGVTLGAKSFPLDADGKPIKGIPRHPILEDNVIVYSNATILGRITIGRDATVGGNIWVTENVPAGARIVQTKAKK
- a CDS encoding ORF6N domain-containing protein, with product MDDIAIIENKIYEIRGQKVMLDFDLAEMYGVETKRLKEQVRRNIERFPAEFMFELTKEEVTISRSQIATLKTGQGYNIKYLPFAFTEYGIVMLSSVLKSKTAVEVNINIIRAFVRMRQYLLSNVPKKELEELKQRIEYLEEDITSDRESYEKQFDDLFNAFAKISAIIQSRQTPLDRVKIEGFKTNNKEKSNE
- a CDS encoding LytR/AlgR family response regulator transcription factor — encoded protein: MMETEEKYKVVIVDDERAAIDVLRRELEPYREFEVKGTAGNGAKGKKMIMELHPDLLFLDVELPDTLGLNLLSEIREDILWDMKVVFYTSYDKYLLQALRESAFDFLLKPFEAEDLKVIMERYRKAMSSASLPLLPSFASSISASMPQQVMFMINTVTGFKLLRLEEIGFFEYLKDKRQWQVVLFNQTRLSLKRNTKAEDIISYSQAFVQISQSAIVNIDYLAMIDGKCCQLYPPFHDKNDLVISRSYLKELQERFFVL